In Burkholderia savannae, one genomic interval encodes:
- a CDS encoding DUF3311 domain-containing protein: MAHDADANRAAKRWLWLLVLPLVAMVWVPSYNKIEPQWLGFPFFYWYQLLWVFISAVITAFVYFKTKNCWKGVPRGDGK, from the coding sequence ATGGCTCACGATGCCGACGCCAACCGGGCCGCGAAACGCTGGCTCTGGCTGCTGGTCCTGCCGCTCGTCGCGATGGTCTGGGTGCCGTCGTACAACAAGATCGAACCGCAATGGCTCGGTTTCCCGTTTTTCTACTGGTACCAACTGCTGTGGGTGTTCATTAGCGCCGTGATCACCGCGTTCGTCTACTTCAAGACGAAGAACTGCTGGAAGGGCGTTCCGCGGGGAGACGGCAAATGA